One segment of Mus caroli chromosome 6, CAROLI_EIJ_v1.1, whole genome shotgun sequence DNA contains the following:
- the Tex52 gene encoding testis-expressed protein 52 isoform X1: MANILKKTSLQKPSLSQVSRTREPFLKMIHAKETSPTYQTWTQREFLLPKETKEFPGFTLQDYHKLALKQPPCTELKSKVRHRVLYPSKDAAEHTWGFHTWLDVGRLPATFPTRPDVPYDSNVWRHLTHANAHSLPAAQPGIPPPSWMGPHSFLSFISASPIVVDSKRRKQIIVRTVKELKEVEKLKLRSELRAPPLDANGNILPPPNFKKSQYISTGGRLVPWGLQFLPNPIPNNICKSWPCPNHQPHYQEKVLKLARLPTVPLSEDLVKDYQALIKDRLALPVHYLSKARPAKTPEGKRKRRPGYV; this comes from the exons ATGGCCAACATCCTGAAGAAAACATCCCTCCAAAAGCCAAGCCTGAGCCAAGTATCTCGTACCAGGGAGCCTTTCCTGAAG ATGATCCATGCCAAAGAAACCTCCCCAACCTATCAGACTTGGACTCAGCGTGAGTTCCTCCTCCCCAAAGAGACCAAGGAGTTCCCGGGCTTCACCCTACAAGACTACCACAAGCTGGCCCTGAAGCAGCCACCATGCACAGAGTTGAAGTCTAAGGTGCGTCACCGGGTACTCTATCCTAGCAAGGATGCAGCCGAGCACACCTGGGGCTTTCACACATGGCTTGATGTGGGACGTTTGCCTGCTACCTTTCCCACCAGACCGGACGTACCCTATGACAGCAACGTCTGGCGCCATTTGACTCACGCCAATGCCCACAGTCTCCCTGCTGCGCAGCCTGGAATCCCTCCACCCTCCTGGATGGGCCCACACAGCTTCCTGTCCTTCATCAGTGCTAGCCCCATAGTCGTGGACTCGAAAAGAAGGAAGCAGATAATTGTAAGAAcggtgaaggagctgaaggaagtgGAGAAACTCAAGCTGAGGAGCGAACTAAGGGCCCCTCCCCTCGATGCCAATGGCAATATCCTACCTCCGCCAAACTTCAAGAA GTCCCAGTACATATCTACTGGTGGAAGGCTTGTGCCTTGGGGCCTCCAGTTCCTACCCAACCCAATTCCCAATAACATCTgcaagagctggccctgcccaaATCATCAGCCTCATTACCAGGAAAAGGTCCTGAAGCTGGCTCGGCTGCCCACCGTGCCCCTGAGCGAAGACCTTGTGAAGGACTACCAAGCCCTGATAAAAGACCGGCTTGCCCTACCTGTCCACTACCTATCCAAGGCACGACCTGCTAAAACaccagagggaaagagaaaaaggagacctGGATATGTCTGA
- the Tex52 gene encoding testis-expressed protein 52 isoform X2 has translation MIHAKETSPTYQTWTQREFLLPKETKEFPGFTLQDYHKLALKQPPCTELKSKVRHRVLYPSKDAAEHTWGFHTWLDVGRLPATFPTRPDVPYDSNVWRHLTHANAHSLPAAQPGIPPPSWMGPHSFLSFISASPIVVDSKRRKQIIVRTVKELKEVEKLKLRSELRAPPLDANGNILPPPNFKKSQYISTGGRLVPWGLQFLPNPIPNNICKSWPCPNHQPHYQEKVLKLARLPTVPLSEDLVKDYQALIKDRLALPVHYLSKARPAKTPEGKRKRRPGYV, from the exons ATGATCCATGCCAAAGAAACCTCCCCAACCTATCAGACTTGGACTCAGCGTGAGTTCCTCCTCCCCAAAGAGACCAAGGAGTTCCCGGGCTTCACCCTACAAGACTACCACAAGCTGGCCCTGAAGCAGCCACCATGCACAGAGTTGAAGTCTAAGGTGCGTCACCGGGTACTCTATCCTAGCAAGGATGCAGCCGAGCACACCTGGGGCTTTCACACATGGCTTGATGTGGGACGTTTGCCTGCTACCTTTCCCACCAGACCGGACGTACCCTATGACAGCAACGTCTGGCGCCATTTGACTCACGCCAATGCCCACAGTCTCCCTGCTGCGCAGCCTGGAATCCCTCCACCCTCCTGGATGGGCCCACACAGCTTCCTGTCCTTCATCAGTGCTAGCCCCATAGTCGTGGACTCGAAAAGAAGGAAGCAGATAATTGTAAGAAcggtgaaggagctgaaggaagtgGAGAAACTCAAGCTGAGGAGCGAACTAAGGGCCCCTCCCCTCGATGCCAATGGCAATATCCTACCTCCGCCAAACTTCAAGAA GTCCCAGTACATATCTACTGGTGGAAGGCTTGTGCCTTGGGGCCTCCAGTTCCTACCCAACCCAATTCCCAATAACATCTgcaagagctggccctgcccaaATCATCAGCCTCATTACCAGGAAAAGGTCCTGAAGCTGGCTCGGCTGCCCACCGTGCCCCTGAGCGAAGACCTTGTGAAGGACTACCAAGCCCTGATAAAAGACCGGCTTGCCCTACCTGTCCACTACCTATCCAAGGCACGACCTGCTAAAACaccagagggaaagagaaaaaggagacctGGATATGTCTGA